One region of Lathamus discolor isolate bLatDis1 chromosome 2, bLatDis1.hap1, whole genome shotgun sequence genomic DNA includes:
- the ARC gene encoding activity-regulated cytoskeleton-associated protein, with protein MQLDNVTNAGIHSFQGHRGVANKPNVILQIGKCRAEMLEHVRRTHRHLLTEVSKQVERELKGLQKSVGKLENNLEDHVPTDNQRWKKSIKACLARCQETIAHLERWVKREMNVWKEVFFRLEKWADRLESMGGKYCPGEHGKQTVSVGVGGPEIRPSEGEIYDYALDMSQMYALTPPPGEVPSIPQAHDSYQWVSASEDAPTSPVETQVFEDPREFLSHLEEYLKQVGGTEEYWLSQIQNHMNGPAKKWWEYKQDSVKNWVEFKKEFLQYSEGTLTRDAIKRELDLPQKEGEPLDQFLWRKRDLYQTLYVDADEEEIIQYVVGTLQPKLKRFLSYPLPKTLEQLIQRGKEVQGNMDHSEEPSPQRTPEIQPGDSVETVPPSTTASPVPSNGTQPEPPSPPATVI; from the coding sequence ATGCAGCTGGACAATGTCACCAACGCTGGCATCCACTCCTTCCAGGGGCACCGTGGGGTTGCCAACAAGCCCAATGTGATCCTGCAGATAGGGAAGTGCAGGGCAGAAATGTTGGAGCACGTCAGGAGGACCCACCGGCACCTCCTGactgaggtctccaagcaggtGGAGCGCGAGCTGAAAGGCTTGCAGAAGTCAGTGGGGAAGTTAGAGAATAACTTAGAGGACCACGTCCCAACTGATAACCAAAGGTGGAAGAAGTCCATCAAGGCCTGCCTGGCCAGATGCCAGGAAACCATTGCCCATCTGGAGAGGTGGGTCAAGAGAGAGATGAATGTTTGGAAGGAGGTCTTTTTCCGTCTGGAGAAGTGGGCGGACCGACTGGAGTCCATGGGAGGCAAATATTGCCCTGGGGAGCACGGCAAGCAGACTGTGTCCGTTGGGGTGGGAGGCCCAGAGATAAGGCCGAGTGAGGGTGAGATTTATGACTATGCCCTTGATATGAGCCAAATGTATGCACTGACCCCTCCTCCTGGGGAAGTGCCCAGCATCCCCCAGGCCCATGATTCCTACCAGTGGGTCTCTGCATCGGAGGATGCTCCAACCTCCCCAGTGGAGACTCAGGTCTTTGAGGATCCCCGGGAGTTCTTGAGCCACTTGGAGGAATACTTAAAGCAGGTGGGTGGAACAGAGGAGTACTGGCTGTCTCAGATCCAAAACCACATGAACGGCCCAGCTAAAAAGTGGTGGGAATACAAGCAGGACTCTGTCAAGAACTGGGTTGAGTTCAAGAAAGAGTTCCTGCAGTACAGTGAGGGGACTCTGACTAGGGATGCTATCAAAAGGGAGCTGGATTTGCCACAGAAAGAGGGGGAACCCCTGGATCAGTTCCTTTGGCGCAAGAGGGACTTGTACCAGACTCTCTATGTAGATGCAGATGAGGAGGAAATCATCCAGTATGTGGTAGGCACCCTCCAGCCCAAACTGAAGCGCTTCTTGAGTTACCCCTTGCccaagaccttagagcagctgatccaaagagggaaggaagtcCAAGGCAACATGGACCACTCTGAGGAGCCCAGCCCACAGAGGACCCCTGAGATTCAGCCAGGAGACTCTGTGGAGACCGTGCCTCCTTCAACCACTGCCAGTCCCGTGCCGAGCAATGGGACTCAACCCGAGCCCCCTAGCCCACCAGCTACTGTCATATGA